The following are encoded together in the Tribolium castaneum strain GA2 chromosome 3, icTriCast1.1, whole genome shotgun sequence genome:
- the LOC103313849 gene encoding presequence protease, mitochondrial, translated as MWYKHLGPHLKSLTPFNKILRQASQAVPRKVITENNDLNVFKVGHKLHGFLVKDVREISEFRLTAIYLIHEQTQAAYLHLYRNDNNNAFGIQFRTTPMNSTGLPHILEHTVLCGSKQFPVRDPFFKMLNRSLATFMNAFTGSDYTVYPFSTQNLSDYRNLQKIYLDAAFRPNLKELDFMQEGWRLENVNPNDNSTPLIIKGVVYNEMKGAFSENDNLLLQKMQNLILPDHTYGVISGGDPMEIPNLTWDDLKEFHKRHYHPSNCKFYSYGNFPLSPSLDYINKEYLSQYKYEPMNHTAVPRQARWSAPRREHINSRFENMKEPLERQNTVSISILLSDITEIYDTFLMNFVAELLIKGPNSPFYKSMIEPNFSGGFTPSTGYDTQPRDSIFTVGLQGLKKEDFDKVVGLFDSTLDQVVNNGFDQKHIDSVLHRYELSIKHETSNFGLNLIVGLTPTWNHNGDILTALQVNKMIDKLRKEMKQDSHYLQNIVKQYFKDNNHRLVLTMSPDMDYEKKQQAQEQELIKKKTETLTDSDKEVLFKKCLELQKFQNQQQNTDILPTLLIEDISNEVEKIPREKVTINSVPVQINKVNSNGIVYFKALLSTVELSPEQQMLLPLFCYVINKLGTDKLNYREFDNFMNRRTAGLNLEPFIAESLFQLHNYEPSIKISSYCLEKNADAMWELWSQIFNITKLRDVERFQMLTQLYMTDLTNGVADSGHIYAMQASAALVSGTAYQRELLLGLQHMQYMKRLMGTSHYKAVLDEILNIAKIIFSKNNMRCAFNISQENQSKIMKTFANFTKQIPESATKPSQDRSYVEGKVWAPVNAVNCQHHVLNVPVNYCSKAILTSPYNNKDYARLRVLARLISAKYLHPELRERQGAYGGGARMTNDGVFVFYSYRDPRNLQTLDVFDNTYKWLQENLDKVTPQEILESKLGVFQAVDAPVPPSQKGCDEFQRRLTPDVLQRHRAEIMSVDKNALISVTEKYLVEGDPTMSGKVVLGPKSDKFDTSSRSSEMWTVMENE; from the exons atgtggTACAAACACTTGGGACCCCACCTAAAATCACTCACGCCGTTTAACAAAATCCTCCGACAAGCCTCCCAAGCCGTTCCAAGAAAAGTAATAACCGAAAACAACGACTTAAACGTATTTAAAGTCGGCCACAAACTGCACGGCTTTTTGGTAAAGGATGTGCGTGAAATTTCCGAATTCCGGCTCACGGCCATTTACCTCATCCACGAGCAAACGCAAGCGGCGTATCTCCACTTGTACCGAAACGACAACAATAACGCATTTGGAATTCAGTTTCGGACCACGCCGATGAACAGCACGGGCTTGCCCCACATTTTGGAACACACGGTTCTGTGTGGGTCGAAGCAGTTCCCAGTGAGGGACCCCTTCTTCAAAATGCTAAACCGCTCACTTGCCACTTTCATGAACGCCTTCACCGGCTCGGATTACACTGTTTACCCCTTCAGCACGCAAAACTTAAGCGACTATCGCAACTTGCAAAAGATTTACTTAGACGCGGCTTTTCGTCCGAATTTGAAAGAACTCGATTTCATGCAAGAGGGGTGGAGGCTTGAAAACGTCAATCCGAACGACAACTCCACCCCTTTGATCATAAAAGGGGTAGTTTACAACGAAATGAAAGGGGCGTTTTCCGAAAACGACAATCTCctgttacaaaaaatgcaaaatctcATTTTGCCCGACCACACTTATGGGGTTATTTCGGGGGGCGATCCCATGGAAATTCCGAACTTGACGTGGGACGATTTGAAGGAGTTTCACAAGAGACATTACCATCCCAGTAActgtaaattttattcttaCGGGAATTTTCCATTATCGCCATCTTTGGATTACATAAACAAGGAGTATTTATCGCAATACAAGTATGAACCAATGAACCACACAGCTGTGCCTAGACAAGCCCGCTGGAGCGCCCCTAGGCGCGAACATATCAATTCACGTTTCGAAAATATGAAAGAACCTCTCGAAAGGCAAAACACGGTTTCTATTTCGATTCTTTTGTCCGACATTACCGAAATTTACGATACGTTTTTGATGAATTTCGTTGCGGAATTGCTGATAAAAGGCCCGAATTCGCCCTTTTATAAATCGATGATTGAGCCGAATTTTTCGGGAGGTTTTACTCCATCAACTGGCTACGATACTCAGCCTCGGGACAGTATCTTCACTGTCGGTCTTCAAGGCTTGAAGAAGGAAGATTTTGATAAAGTCGTCGGGTTATTTGATAGTACTTTAGACCAAGTCGTAAATAACGGATTTGACCAGAAACACATCGACTCTGTTCTACATCGTTACGAACTTTCGATAAAACACGAAACTTCCAATTTTGGTCTCAATTTGATCGTTGGGCTGACGCCGACGTGGAATCACAACGGTGATATTTTGACAGCGTTACAAGTTAATAAGATGATCGATAAGTTGCGGAAAGAAATGAAGCAAGACAGTCACTACTTGCAAAACATCGTCAAGCAGTACTTTAAAGATAATAATCACCGGTTGGTTTTGACAATGTCGCCTGATATGGACTACGAGAAGAAGCAACAAGCGCAGGAGCAAGAACTGATCAAGAAGAAGACTGAAACGTTGACCGATAGCGACAAAGAGGTGCTTTTCAAGAAATGTCTGGAGTTGCAAAAGTTCCAAAACCAGCAGCAAAACACCGACATTTTACCGACTTTACTCATTGAAGACATTAGCAACGAAGTTGAGAAAATTCCCCGGGAAAAAGTCACGATTAACTCAGTCCCTGTACAAATCAACAAAGTCAATTCTAACGGAATCGTCTACTTCAAGGCGCTTCTAAGCACCGTGGAACTCTCCCCCGAGCAGCAAATGCTACTGCCTCTATTTTGTTACGTCATCAATAAACTGGGGACCGATAAGTTGAATTACCGCGAATTTGATAATTTCATGAATCGACGAACGGCCGGCTTAAACCTTGAGCCGTTTATTGCAGAAAGTTTGTTTCAATTACACAATTACGAACCTTCGATTAAAATTTCAAGCTATTGCCTGGAAAAAAATGCTGACGCAATGTGGGAATTGTGGTCGCAAATTTTCAACATCACCAAGCTTCGTGATGTTGAAAGGTTTCAAATGTTGACTCAACTTTACATGACTGATTTAACAAACGGCGTAGCCGATTCCGGACATATTTACGCAATGCAAGCCTCTGCAGCTCTTGTATCCGGAACTGCATATCAAAGGGAACTGCTCTTAGGACTCCAGCACATGCAATATATGAAGAGGTTGATGGGAACTTCGCACTATAAGGCCGTCTTGGATGAGATTCTCAACATCGCTAAGATTattttcagcaaaaataaCATGAG GTGCGCGTTTAACATTTCCCAAGAAAACcagtcaaaaataatgaaaacgtTCGccaactttactaaacaaattcCCGAGAGTGCCACAAAGCCCTCGCAGGACCGCAGCTACGTCGAGGGAAAAGTTTGGGCTCCTGTCAATGCTGTAAACTGCCAGCACCACGTCTTGAACGTCCCTGTGAATTACTGCAGTAAGGCTATACTCACGTCCCCTTACAACAACAAGGACTACGCGAGGTTGAGGGTGTTGGCGCGGCTTATTTCCGCCAAATACCTCCACCCGGAGCTGAGAGAGAGACAGGGGGCTTACGGCGGCGGCGCCCGAATGACGAACGACGGCGTTTTCGTCTTTTACAGCTACCGTGACCCTAGGAATTTGCAAACTTTGGACGTTTTTGACAACACCTACAAGTGGCTGCAGGAGAATTTGGATAAAGTGACTCCGCAAGAAATCCTCGAGTCGAAGTTGGGGGTGTTTCAGGCCGTCGATGCGCCGGTTCCGCCGAGTCAAAAAGGCTGTGATGAGTTCCAGAGGAGGCTCACGCCGGATGTGCTACAAAGACACAGAGCGGAAATAATGTCGGTTGATAAGAACGCGTTGATAAGTGTGACGGAGAAGTATTTAGTCGAGGGTGATCCAACGATGAGTGGAAAAGTCGTATTGGGGCCAAAGAGTGATAAATTTGATACAAGTAGTAGGTCTAGCGAAATGTGGACAGTTATGGAAAATGAGTGA
- the LOC135265592 gene encoding alpha-(1,3)-fucosyltransferase C-like yields the protein MVTFHKLLFTILGLLIATIFLLSQYRTESTPAQTLIKRSVDGKPTFLGNNVTKTILYWTPMFQSPHFYLGTGSKIFEKCAYKNCYATYVKNELPVEKFHAIMFHAVEYQEKLFGKPQKRNPNQFYIFSNKESPVNTPSFIKDFNNFYNWTMTYRLDSDILRPYGFLIKKKTDYELPTVEEIQKRPKKIAWFVSNCKTSSQRELLVNEIQKEIHVDVYGKCSALHCEKDNTEACYDKMERDYKFYLSFENSICEDYVTEKLYNVLQRNIVPIVYGGADYNTLAPPKSVINVMDFMSVKDLVKHIKYLDSHPEKYLKFLEWKKDYIVETSSTRSLCTLCQKLHEPIKQKIYSDITKWWAGKNKNKCMVNKNGFLDKYLLQS from the coding sequence atggtaaCGTTTCATAAACTATTATTTACCATTCTTGGGTTATTAATAGCAACGATCTTCCTCTTATCACAATACCGAACCGAATCGACACCCGCgcaaacattaataaaacgCAGTGTAGACGGCAAACCAACCTTTCTGGGCAATAATGTCACCAAAACGATTCTTTACTGGACCCCAATGTTCCAAAGTCCCCATTTCTACCTCGGCACTGggtcaaaaattttcgaaaaatgtgCCTACAAGAACTGTTACGCCACCTACGTTAAAAATGAACTTCCCGTCGAAAAATTCCACGCTATAATGTTCCACGCCGTGGAATACCAGGAGAAATTGTTCGGCAAGCCCCAAAAACGCAACCCGAatcaattttatattttctctaACAAGGAATCACCAGTGAATACTCCGTCCTTCATCAAGgattttaacaacttttataATTGGACAATGACGTACCGATTGGATTCCGATATCCTTCGTCCTTACGGCTTccttattaagaaaaaaaccgACTACGAGTTACCAACAGttgaagaaattcaaaaacGGCCGAAAAAAATTGCGTGGTTTGTCTCGAATTGTAAAACCTCGAGTCAAAGAGAACTACTGGTCAATGAAATCCAAAAAGAGATACACGTAGATGTTTACGGAAAATGTAGTGCTTTGCACTGTGAGAAAGATAATACGGAAGCCTGCTACGATAAGATGGAAAGGGACTACAAATTTTACCTCTCGTTTGAAAATTCGATTTGTGAAGACTACGTTACAGAGAAGTTGTACAATGTTCTGCAACGAAATATAGTGCCAATTGTGTACGGTGGTGCCGATTATAACACTCTCGCGCCGCCTAAATCTGTGATTAATGTGATGGATTTTATGTCGGTTAAAGACTTAGTTAAGCATATAAAATATCTGGACAGTCACCCCGAAAAGTATTTAAAGTTTCTCGAGTGGAAAAAGGACTACATTGTCGAAACTTCAAGTACCCGGTCGCTTTGTACGCTATGTCAGAAATTACACGAGcccataaaacaaaaaatttacagtgATATTACGAAATGGTGGGCgggaaaaaataagaataaatgtatggttaataaaaatggttTTCTGGATAAGTATTTACTCCAGTCGTGA